A window from Streptomyces griseiscabiei encodes these proteins:
- a CDS encoding FABP family protein has translation MIEIPSDLHKDLVPLAFLLGDWAGAGVHDFPGAEKCNFGQEVTFSHDGRDFLEYHSHTWVLDNDGNKVRPLETESGFWRIDAGRKVEIVMTRDDGVVEVWYGELAKQKPQIDVVTDAVARTAASGPYSGGKRLYGYVHSDLMWVGEKSTPDVELRPYMSAHLKKVVTPEDVERWAKALPDDMPDDGIAFFK, from the coding sequence ATGATCGAGATCCCGTCCGACCTGCACAAGGACCTCGTCCCCCTCGCCTTTCTGCTCGGCGACTGGGCGGGCGCGGGCGTCCACGACTTCCCCGGTGCCGAGAAGTGCAACTTCGGCCAGGAGGTCACCTTCTCCCACGACGGCCGGGACTTCCTGGAGTACCACTCCCACACCTGGGTCCTGGACAACGACGGCAACAAGGTCCGTCCGCTGGAGACCGAGTCCGGGTTCTGGCGCATCGACGCCGGCCGCAAGGTCGAGATCGTCATGACCCGTGACGACGGCGTCGTCGAGGTCTGGTACGGCGAGCTGGCCAAGCAGAAGCCGCAGATCGACGTGGTCACGGACGCGGTGGCGAGGACGGCGGCCTCGGGGCCGTACAGCGGCGGCAAGCGCCTGTACGGCTACGTCCACAGCGACCTGATGTGGGTCGGCGAGAAGTCCACCCCCGACGTCGAGCTGCGCCCGTACATGTCCGCGCACCTCAAGAAGGTCGTCACCCCCGAGGACGTCGAGCGCTGGGCCAAGGCCCTGCCGGACGACATGCCGGACGACGGCATCGCGTTCTTCAAGTAG
- a CDS encoding Fur family transcriptional regulator, with translation MVSTDWKSDLRQRGYRLTPQRQLVLEAVDTLEHASPDDILVEVRKTASGVNISTVYRTLELLEELGLVSHAHLGHGAPTYHLADRHHHIHLVCRDCTNVIEADVSVAADFTAKLRETFGFDTDMKHFAIFGRCEDCSRRNADDVEDAEKARSGEDAGSAGSALKSSTTES, from the coding sequence GTGGTGAGCACCGACTGGAAGAGCGATCTCAGGCAGCGCGGCTACCGGCTGACGCCGCAGCGGCAACTCGTGCTCGAAGCCGTGGACACCCTTGAGCACGCGAGCCCCGACGACATCCTCGTGGAAGTGCGGAAGACGGCGTCGGGGGTCAACATCTCGACGGTCTACCGGACCCTGGAGCTGCTGGAGGAGCTGGGGCTGGTCAGCCACGCCCACCTCGGGCACGGGGCGCCGACGTACCACCTGGCCGACCGGCACCACCACATCCACCTCGTCTGCCGGGACTGCACGAACGTGATCGAGGCGGATGTGTCGGTGGCGGCGGACTTCACGGCCAAGCTGCGCGAGACCTTCGGCTTCGACACGGACATGAAGCACTTCGCGATCTTCGGCCGCTGCGAGGACTGCTCCCGCAGGAACGCCGATGACGTCGAGGACGCCGAGAAGGCCCGGAGCGGCGAGGATGCCGGGAGTGCCGGGAGCGCGCTGAAGAGTTCAACTACCGAGTCGTAG
- the ygfZ gene encoding CAF17-like 4Fe-4S cluster assembly/insertion protein YgfZ, with product MKSPLLSLPGAVPAEGVDEGVAAHYGDLFREQRALADGTGFVDLSHRGVVAVSGEDRLSWLHLLLTQHVSELPTGEATEALILSANGHIEHALYLVDDGTTVWAHVEPDTQEALLAYLESMKFFYRVEAADRTAEFAVVHLPAGSIAEVPEGVVVRETPYGRDLFLPRTDLEAYAEKAGPAAGLLAYEALRVEHHRPRLGFETDHRTIPHELGWIGTAVHLQKGCYRGQETVARVQNLGKPPRRLVFLHLDGSEVHLPPRGAEIRLAEDGPEGRKLGFITTSVRHHELGPVALALVKRNLPVDARLMADTTAAAQEVVVEP from the coding sequence ATGAAGAGCCCTCTGCTGTCCCTGCCCGGTGCCGTCCCCGCGGAGGGGGTGGACGAAGGGGTCGCCGCGCACTACGGCGACCTGTTCCGTGAACAGCGCGCCCTCGCCGACGGCACGGGCTTCGTCGATCTCTCCCACCGGGGCGTCGTCGCCGTCTCCGGCGAGGACCGGCTCAGCTGGCTGCATCTGCTGCTCACCCAGCACGTCAGCGAGCTGCCCACCGGCGAGGCCACCGAGGCGCTGATCCTCTCCGCCAACGGCCATATCGAGCACGCGCTGTACCTGGTCGACGACGGCACGACCGTCTGGGCCCATGTCGAGCCCGACACCCAGGAGGCGCTGCTCGCCTACCTGGAGTCGATGAAGTTCTTCTACCGGGTCGAAGCGGCCGACCGGACGGCCGAGTTCGCGGTCGTGCATCTGCCCGCCGGTTCGATCGCCGAGGTCCCGGAGGGCGTCGTCGTCCGCGAGACGCCGTACGGCCGTGATCTGTTCCTGCCGCGGACCGACCTGGAGGCGTACGCGGAGAAGGCGGGCCCCGCGGCGGGTCTCCTCGCGTACGAGGCGCTGCGTGTCGAGCACCACCGGCCGCGGCTCGGCTTCGAGACCGACCACCGCACCATCCCGCACGAGCTGGGCTGGATCGGTACGGCGGTGCATCTGCAGAAGGGCTGCTACCGGGGGCAGGAGACCGTCGCCCGGGTGCAGAACCTGGGCAAGCCGCCGCGCCGGCTGGTCTTCCTGCACCTCGACGGCAGTGAGGTGCACCTTCCGCCGCGCGGTGCGGAGATCCGTCTCGCGGAGGACGGACCGGAGGGGCGCAAGCTCGGGTTCATCACCACGTCCGTGCGCCACCATGAGCTGGGGCCGGTGGCGTTGGCCCTGGTCAAGCGGAATCTTCCGGTGGACGCGCGGCTGATGGCCGATACGACGGCGGCGGCGCAGGAGGTCGTGGTCGAGCCGTAG
- the dtd gene encoding D-aminoacyl-tRNA deacylase — protein MRAVVQRVDGASVVVDGETVGAIEGEGLCVLVGVTHDDTKEKAAQLARKLWSVRMLHDEKSCSDIDAPLLVISQFTLYGDARKGRRPTWNAAAPGDVAEPLVEEVVAQLRSLGATVATGRFGASMRVSLTNDGPFTVLLEM, from the coding sequence ATGCGTGCGGTGGTGCAGAGGGTCGACGGCGCGAGCGTCGTCGTGGACGGTGAGACGGTCGGGGCGATCGAGGGCGAGGGTCTGTGCGTCCTGGTGGGGGTGACGCACGACGACACCAAGGAGAAGGCGGCGCAGCTGGCGCGCAAGCTGTGGTCCGTGCGGATGCTGCACGACGAGAAGTCGTGCAGTGACATCGACGCGCCCCTGCTGGTGATCAGCCAGTTCACGCTGTACGGCGACGCCCGCAAGGGCCGCCGGCCCACCTGGAACGCGGCGGCCCCCGGCGATGTCGCCGAGCCCCTGGTGGAGGAGGTCGTCGCCCAGCTGCGCTCACTGGGGGCGACGGTGGCCACGGGCCGCTTCGGCGCGTCGATGCGCGTCTCCCTGACCAACGACGGCCCGTTCACAGTGCTGCTGGAGATGTGA
- a CDS encoding RsiG family protein → MSTSSTGQPPGTATFDRTTPGPGPGVRRPPVQRTDSGPLPQPDQAEHDLSRLRLPELRTLRRDAQRDEADLSYLRRLLQGRIDILRAELARRGGAADSGAPGSGEPSALVDRLSAILTDAPARHRSSARHVTVGTPHGEEHRRLAAEMLDEVELSDLEARTDDELTAGLARLVHHEQQISGRRQHLQRTADDCSAEIARRYREGEAQVDDLLM, encoded by the coding sequence ATGAGCACATCGAGTACCGGGCAGCCCCCGGGGACTGCGACGTTTGACCGTACGACCCCGGGGCCCGGCCCCGGCGTCCGCCGGCCACCGGTCCAGCGCACGGACAGCGGACCACTGCCGCAGCCGGACCAGGCCGAGCACGATCTGTCCCGGCTGCGGCTGCCCGAACTGCGCACCCTGCGCCGGGACGCCCAGCGGGACGAGGCCGACCTCAGTTATCTGCGGCGGCTCCTCCAGGGCCGGATCGACATCCTGCGCGCCGAACTGGCCCGCCGGGGCGGTGCGGCGGACTCCGGTGCCCCGGGCTCGGGCGAGCCCTCGGCGCTGGTGGACCGGCTCTCGGCGATCCTCACGGACGCCCCGGCCCGGCACCGTTCCTCGGCCCGGCACGTCACCGTGGGCACCCCGCACGGGGAGGAGCACCGCCGGCTGGCCGCGGAGATGCTGGACGAGGTCGAGCTCTCCGACCTCGAAGCCCGCACCGACGACGAACTCACCGCCGGGCTCGCCCGTCTCGTCCACCACGAGCAGCAGATCTCCGGGCGCCGCCAGCACCTGCAGCGCACCGCCGACGACTGCAGCGCGGAGATCGCTCGCCGCTACCGGGAGGGTGAGGCGCAGGTGGACGATCTGTTGATGTAG
- a CDS encoding GNAT family N-acetyltransferase, giving the protein MSSSHDIAVRPVTEDEIPAWLTALNTGFLRAPETLTAEELKDRSSHIDPSRTLAAFDPTTPTNHVVATFRSFPQELTTVGGRSVPADAISNVTVSPTHRRRGILTRMMAHDLTAAKDRGDVVATLIAAEYPIYGRYGFGPATWTTEWTVDVPRSGLDPRWSGPADGGRIDLVDGATVRALGPALHERLRAAQPGAVSRDERWWRVNTGDLRLYGSWTEPFYALYRSAAGEIEGLVSYEADDTWQMKQPQNTAEVNWLIATTPVAERALWHYLCSVDWITKVKSGWRAPDDLLPHFFPDPRAVSVTTQADWLWVRVLDVVRALEARTYAGTGVLVLEVVDRDGFAAGRYRLDAGPDGASCAPTSADGDLVLEAADLATLWLGDESAVRLAALGRVREQRKGAASLADALLRTSRRPWCPDLF; this is encoded by the coding sequence ATGAGCTCCTCCCACGACATAGCCGTCCGCCCGGTCACCGAGGACGAGATCCCGGCCTGGCTCACCGCCCTGAACACCGGCTTCCTCCGCGCTCCGGAGACCCTGACCGCCGAGGAGCTCAAGGACCGCTCGTCCCACATCGACCCGTCCCGCACCCTCGCCGCGTTCGACCCCACCACCCCCACGAACCACGTCGTGGCGACGTTCCGCTCGTTCCCCCAGGAGCTGACGACGGTCGGCGGCCGCTCCGTCCCCGCCGACGCCATCTCGAACGTCACGGTCAGCCCCACCCACCGCCGCCGCGGCATCCTCACCCGGATGATGGCCCACGACCTCACCGCCGCGAAGGACCGCGGCGACGTCGTCGCCACCCTGATCGCCGCTGAGTACCCCATCTACGGCCGCTACGGCTTCGGTCCCGCCACCTGGACCACCGAGTGGACCGTCGACGTACCCCGCAGCGGCCTGGACCCCCGCTGGTCCGGCCCGGCGGACGGGGGCCGGATCGACCTCGTCGACGGCGCGACCGTACGCGCCCTCGGCCCCGCCCTCCACGAGCGTCTGCGCGCCGCGCAACCCGGCGCGGTGAGCCGCGACGAGCGCTGGTGGCGGGTCAACACCGGTGATCTGCGCCTCTACGGCTCCTGGACCGAGCCGTTCTACGCGCTGTACCGCTCGGCGGCCGGTGAGATCGAGGGCCTGGTCTCCTACGAGGCGGACGACACCTGGCAGATGAAGCAGCCGCAGAACACGGCCGAGGTCAACTGGCTGATCGCGACCACCCCCGTCGCCGAGCGCGCCCTGTGGCACTACCTCTGCTCGGTCGACTGGATCACCAAGGTCAAGTCGGGCTGGCGGGCCCCCGACGATCTCCTCCCGCACTTCTTCCCCGACCCGCGCGCCGTGAGCGTCACCACCCAGGCGGACTGGCTGTGGGTGCGCGTCCTGGACGTCGTACGGGCGCTGGAGGCCCGGACGTACGCGGGGACGGGCGTGCTGGTGCTGGAGGTCGTGGACAGGGACGGCTTCGCGGCCGGGCGCTATCGGCTGGACGCGGGCCCGGACGGGGCGAGTTGCGCGCCGACGAGCGCGGACGGCGATCTCGTGCTGGAGGCGGCGGACCTGGCGACGCTGTGGCTGGGCGACGAGTCGGCCGTACGGCTCGCCGCGCTCGGCCGGGTGCGGGAACAGCGGAAGGGCGCCGCCTCACTGGCCGACGCCCTGCTGCGGACGTCCAGGCGCCCTTGGTGCCCGGACCTCTTCTGA
- a CDS encoding winged helix-turn-helix domain-containing protein, whose amino-acid sequence MADVLRGRIRSGELRPGQRMPTQAKLADEFGVERGAVRQALRILQSEHLLTNVSKGSPATVATRLGAAAVGGPEAAPRPTMVELAPRISAAFAAPHVKIDALCLTSVSLTLAVGEPLREIHAGRIKPARVDVRVMLPSRDIPLAFPTLVDTLDDASADGRVQRRWLAQRNAQGQVLKHNLLALRSTHGVEVHVSFRALPFTPPVKLYLLNGREALFAYYTVQRREAEVDSEQLEMYDAEGTQSTLFAFERSTVAAPRDTTFVEQSGLWFNALWETISSDLLLTS is encoded by the coding sequence GTGGCCGACGTGTTGCGCGGCCGGATCAGGTCCGGCGAGCTGCGACCTGGGCAGCGCATGCCCACCCAGGCGAAGCTGGCCGACGAGTTCGGCGTGGAGCGCGGGGCCGTACGCCAGGCCTTGCGCATCCTGCAGTCGGAGCACCTGCTCACCAACGTTTCCAAGGGCAGCCCGGCGACGGTCGCCACACGCCTGGGAGCGGCGGCCGTGGGCGGTCCGGAGGCGGCGCCGCGACCCACGATGGTGGAACTGGCCCCGCGCATCTCCGCCGCCTTCGCGGCCCCGCATGTGAAGATCGACGCCCTCTGTCTGACCTCCGTGTCCCTCACGCTCGCCGTGGGTGAGCCGTTGCGCGAGATTCACGCGGGGCGCATAAAACCGGCCAGGGTCGACGTCCGGGTGATGCTGCCCAGCCGTGACATCCCGCTGGCCTTCCCGACCCTGGTCGACACCCTGGACGACGCCTCGGCCGACGGCCGGGTGCAGCGCCGCTGGCTCGCCCAGCGCAACGCGCAGGGGCAGGTGCTCAAGCACAACCTGCTGGCGCTGCGCTCCACGCACGGCGTGGAGGTCCATGTCTCCTTCCGGGCGCTGCCCTTCACCCCGCCCGTGAAGCTGTATCTGCTCAACGGCCGGGAGGCGCTGTTCGCCTACTACACGGTCCAGCGGAGGGAGGCCGAGGTGGACAGTGAGCAGCTGGAGATGTACGACGCCGAGGGCACCCAGTCCACGCTGTTCGCGTTCGAGCGGAGCACGGTCGCCGCGCCGCGGGACACCACGTTCGTGGAGCAGTCGGGGCTGTGGTTCAACGCGCTGTGGGAGACGATCAGTTCGGACCTGCTGCTGACCAGCTGA
- a CDS encoding GntR family transcriptional regulator, which yields MVVTQENVAVNGSRKLSAQEIAATLRDRIRGGDLRPGERLPTQAELAEEFGVERGTVRQALRALQEDGLLSNVSKGSPPRVAEAGHTAGHEPQPTMVGLGPRLAEAFSAPHVRVDAACLTAETLMLALGEPVRRIHEGTIRPESIDVRILLPSRKINLAFPVPVEARGEDDAEDPVHKRWLDQRNAQIRVLRHNLLALRTSHQLDVRVTFRALPFTPPVKLYLLNGQEALIAYYMLMKREEQMENGPLQMYDAFGTQSLLFSFEKETGPRDAAFVDQSQQWFNALWETITTDLTLS from the coding sequence TTGGTCGTGACTCAGGAGAACGTTGCAGTGAACGGCAGCAGAAAGCTCTCGGCCCAGGAGATCGCGGCGACCCTGCGGGACCGCATCCGCGGCGGCGACCTCAGGCCCGGCGAGCGCCTGCCCACCCAGGCCGAGCTGGCGGAGGAGTTCGGCGTGGAGCGCGGCACGGTCCGGCAGGCGCTGCGCGCGCTGCAGGAGGACGGGCTGCTGAGCAACGTGAGCAAGGGGAGTCCGCCCCGGGTCGCCGAGGCCGGGCACACCGCGGGCCATGAGCCGCAGCCGACGATGGTGGGCCTCGGCCCCCGCCTCGCCGAGGCCTTCTCCGCGCCGCACGTCCGCGTCGACGCGGCCTGCCTCACCGCCGAGACCCTGATGCTGGCCCTGGGCGAACCGGTCCGCCGTATCCATGAGGGAACGATCCGCCCGGAGTCCATCGACGTCCGTATCCTGCTCCCCTCCCGGAAGATCAACCTGGCGTTCCCGGTCCCGGTGGAGGCGCGCGGCGAGGACGACGCGGAGGACCCGGTCCACAAGCGCTGGCTCGACCAGCGCAACGCCCAGATCCGCGTCCTGCGCCACAACCTGCTGGCCCTGCGCACCTCCCACCAGCTCGACGTCCGGGTGACCTTCCGTGCCCTCCCGTTCACCCCGCCCGTGAAGCTCTACCTCCTCAACGGCCAGGAGGCGCTGATCGCGTACTACATGCTCATGAAGCGCGAGGAGCAGATGGAGAACGGCCCGCTGCAGATGTACGACGCCTTCGGCACCCAGTCCCTCCTCTTCTCCTTCGAGAAGGAGACCGGCCCCCGCGACGCCGCCTTCGTGGATCAGTCCCAGCAATGGTTCAACGCCCTCTGGGAAACCATCACTACGGACCTGACACTCTCCTAG
- a CDS encoding HAD family hydrolase, producing MVQRPLGNHHYGPDTLLVTSDTADTARTERAERAAALNAGTGTGDAAGDETGDEAGRVRELVAHARYVLWDFDGPVCSLFSGHSAEQVATDLVRWLEGRGLRGLVTEEERKSLDPHVVLRAVDARHPGSDLVTELEERLTKEELRATSSAMPTAYADPLIRTWSAMGVRLAVATNNAPVVVRQYLTGRGLLSCFAPHIYGRTQNLHLLKPHPYCLSRGLSAMGAAPTDALMIGDTPSDFHAAKSAGVPFLGYARNEDKEKLLRDAGATSTVRSLLPVLRALSAS from the coding sequence ATGGTTCAACGCCCTCTGGGAAACCATCACTACGGACCTGACACTCTCCTAGTGACTTCTGATACGGCTGACACGGCGCGGACTGAACGGGCGGAACGGGCGGCGGCATTGAACGCGGGGACGGGGACCGGGGACGCGGCCGGCGACGAGACCGGCGACGAGGCCGGGCGTGTGCGGGAGCTGGTCGCCCACGCGCGGTACGTGCTCTGGGACTTCGACGGGCCGGTGTGCAGCCTGTTCTCCGGGCACTCCGCGGAGCAGGTGGCGACGGACCTGGTGCGGTGGCTGGAGGGGCGGGGACTGCGCGGCCTGGTCACCGAGGAGGAGCGGAAGTCCCTGGACCCGCATGTGGTGCTGCGCGCCGTCGACGCCCGCCACCCGGGCAGCGACCTGGTCACGGAGCTGGAGGAACGGCTGACCAAGGAGGAACTGCGCGCCACGTCCTCGGCGATGCCGACCGCGTACGCCGACCCGCTCATCCGCACCTGGAGCGCGATGGGCGTCCGGCTGGCCGTCGCCACGAACAACGCGCCGGTGGTGGTCCGTCAGTACCTCACCGGCCGCGGTCTCCTCTCGTGCTTCGCCCCGCACATCTACGGCCGCACCCAGAATCTGCACCTCCTCAAGCCGCACCCGTACTGCCTCAGCCGCGGTCTGAGCGCGATGGGGGCCGCCCCCACCGACGCCCTGATGATCGGCGACACGCCCTCCGACTTCCACGCCGCGAAGAGCGCCGGCGTCCCGTTCCTCGGCTACGCGCGCAATGAGGACAAGGAAAAGCTGCTACGGGACGCTGGGGCCACCTCGACGGTGAGATCGCTGCTGCCCGTCCTGAGGGCGCTGAGCGCGAGCTGA
- a CDS encoding GntR family transcriptional regulator: protein MSDSAAGESGGRAFQRVAERLRARLTDGAYPVNSLLPSQRDLAEEFSVSRDTVQRVLRELVSEGWIVSRQGSGSRVVRGQRIHSPTSSLQPDRMVTLRPLIDHAFEQPEVTLDVFTLTSESLDTHVRLQAERIRQGEITPQRITVRMLLPAESLEPPYWRTGRPADDELLRHRYLAISGRHTASVRSVLRNLEAEGLVASVRVLIRYGALMPHHKLYLLNGVEAVSGPYKPYRRSIVLDDGREIEGALDVVGLGAGLTHHVKDPNDPHAPGTVFVESMREWFEAVWELLTGRVPD, encoded by the coding sequence GTGAGTGACAGTGCGGCCGGTGAAAGCGGCGGCCGGGCCTTCCAGCGCGTCGCGGAGCGGCTGCGGGCGCGGCTGACCGACGGCGCCTATCCGGTGAACTCGTTGCTGCCGTCCCAGCGCGACCTCGCCGAGGAGTTCAGCGTGTCCCGGGACACGGTCCAGCGGGTGCTGCGCGAGCTGGTCAGCGAGGGCTGGATCGTCTCGCGGCAGGGCAGCGGGTCCCGGGTGGTCAGGGGGCAGCGCATCCACTCACCCACCAGCAGCCTGCAGCCGGACCGGATGGTCACCCTGCGCCCCCTGATAGACCACGCCTTCGAACAGCCCGAGGTCACGCTCGATGTGTTCACGCTGACCTCCGAGTCCCTGGACACCCATGTCCGTCTGCAGGCGGAGCGGATCCGGCAGGGCGAGATCACCCCGCAGCGCATCACCGTGCGCATGCTGCTGCCCGCCGAGTCGCTGGAGCCCCCGTACTGGAGGACCGGGCGTCCCGCCGACGACGAACTGCTGCGCCACCGCTACCTGGCCATCTCCGGCCGGCACACCGCGTCCGTACGGTCGGTGCTGCGCAATCTGGAGGCGGAGGGGCTGGTCGCCTCGGTGCGGGTGCTGATCCGGTACGGCGCGCTGATGCCGCACCACAAGCTCTACCTGCTCAACGGCGTCGAGGCGGTCTCCGGCCCCTACAAGCCCTACCGACGCTCCATCGTGCTCGACGACGGCCGTGAGATCGAAGGGGCCCTCGACGTGGTGGGCCTGGGCGCCGGACTCACCCACCACGTGAAGGACCCGAACGATCCGCATGCTCCGGGGACGGTGTTCGTGGAGAGCATGCGGGAATGGTTCGAGGCGGTCTGGGAGTTGCTGACCGGCCGGGTTCCTGACTGA
- a CDS encoding HAD family hydrolase — protein sequence MTDTMDDQETVVRLLTGARAVLFDFDGPVCDLFHGASTAGVAEKIKQDALRYWPVLDPDVAECDDSHGILRHLWTMYDSSAPTPRRRPLRLAERTVAAQERAAVRSARETPGVVTLVDLLTKLTIRPVMVSNNAEGPIRSYLKRSELKGKFRKVCGRDPKNAGLMKPHPDCVHRALKALSLKAPDCLLIGDQLTDLMAARSAGVAFLGFTQDASRARQMTEGGAAAVVSSYAPVISAAERLLDGRALPERRLSPATR from the coding sequence ATGACCGACACGATGGACGACCAGGAAACCGTGGTGCGCCTGCTCACCGGCGCCCGAGCGGTGCTCTTCGACTTCGACGGCCCCGTCTGCGATCTCTTCCACGGTGCGTCCACCGCGGGAGTGGCGGAGAAGATCAAACAGGACGCCCTGCGGTACTGGCCCGTGCTCGACCCGGATGTCGCGGAGTGCGACGACTCGCACGGCATCCTCCGGCACCTGTGGACCATGTACGACAGCTCGGCCCCGACGCCGCGTCGGCGCCCGCTCCGCCTGGCCGAGCGCACCGTCGCCGCCCAGGAGCGCGCGGCCGTCCGGTCCGCGCGGGAGACCCCGGGCGTCGTCACCCTCGTGGACCTGCTGACAAAGCTGACGATCCGGCCTGTCATGGTGAGCAACAACGCCGAGGGCCCGATCAGGAGCTATCTCAAGCGCTCTGAGCTGAAGGGGAAGTTCAGGAAGGTGTGCGGCCGGGATCCGAAGAACGCGGGGCTCATGAAGCCGCACCCGGACTGTGTGCACCGCGCGCTCAAGGCGCTGTCCCTGAAGGCTCCCGACTGCCTGCTGATCGGCGACCAGTTGACCGATCTCATGGCGGCCCGGTCGGCCGGGGTCGCCTTCCTGGGCTTCACCCAGGACGCCTCCCGGGCCCGGCAGATGACCGAAGGCGGCGCCGCCGCCGTGGTCTCCTCGTACGCCCCGGTCATCTCGGCCGCCGAGCGACTGCTCGACGGCCGCGCCCTGCCGGAGAGAAGGCTCTCCCCCGCCACCAGATGA
- a CDS encoding aminoglycoside phosphotransferase family protein, with translation MTPPLVSEARRIAAELGGDSGVVKGPLQGYHHETYVLCLPGDSRVVKVREPRAEILWFDRRCFLSEEQLLRALRGRISRVPDIVDVEGMGFQGFIEGRTVGRHLWRGGRVPDAVFDQILGLFRELTRIAPEALPVARRCGDEDRPADGDCDGFLDRLIAFCEEQVFERNHDRSGTLFGELGLEGESFTRLRKNVSGLRERAFCLLHGDIHRNNLIVDPEGRLWTIDWELAMFGDPLYDLATHLHLMGYPADQERRMARAWCEVVEQTWAGSSRGWEEDLRKLLDFKKAQSVFTDVVRVSESLLVRDGTGFDWAALPWAARKLQKVLVGGAAALVLDRVPSHPQIMGALVRWHRAQG, from the coding sequence ATGACTCCTCCACTGGTTTCCGAGGCGAGGCGCATCGCCGCCGAACTGGGCGGTGACTCCGGTGTGGTCAAGGGCCCGCTCCAGGGGTACCACCACGAGACGTACGTCCTGTGTCTGCCGGGTGACAGCCGGGTCGTCAAGGTCCGGGAACCGCGTGCGGAGATCCTGTGGTTCGACCGCCGGTGTTTCCTGTCGGAGGAGCAGCTGCTGCGTGCCCTGCGCGGACGGATCAGCCGGGTCCCCGACATCGTCGACGTCGAGGGGATGGGTTTCCAGGGTTTCATCGAAGGCCGGACCGTCGGCCGGCACCTGTGGCGGGGCGGTCGCGTCCCCGACGCCGTCTTCGACCAGATCCTCGGACTCTTCCGGGAGTTGACGAGGATCGCCCCGGAGGCCCTGCCGGTGGCACGGCGCTGCGGGGACGAGGACCGGCCCGCGGACGGCGACTGTGACGGCTTTCTCGACCGCCTGATCGCCTTCTGCGAAGAGCAGGTCTTCGAGCGGAACCACGACCGCTCCGGCACGCTCTTCGGTGAACTCGGCCTGGAGGGCGAATCGTTCACTCGGCTGCGAAAGAACGTTTCCGGTTTGCGGGAACGCGCTTTCTGCCTTCTTCACGGGGACATCCATCGGAACAACCTGATCGTCGATCCCGAAGGCCGACTCTGGACGATCGACTGGGAGTTGGCGATGTTCGGCGATCCGTTGTACGACCTCGCCACCCACCTCCATCTGATGGGATATCCGGCGGATCAGGAACGTCGGATGGCCCGTGCCTGGTGCGAGGTCGTCGAGCAGACCTGGGCCGGCAGTTCACGCGGGTGGGAAGAGGATCTTCGCAAGCTTCTCGACTTCAAGAAAGCGCAGTCCGTGTTCACGGATGTGGTGCGGGTGTCGGAGTCGTTGCTGGTGCGCGACGGTACGGGGTTCGACTGGGCGGCACTGCCCTGGGCCGCGCGGAAGTTGCAGAAGGTGCTCGTGGGCGGCGCGGCTGCGCTGGTGCTGGACCGGGTGCCGAGCCATCCGCAGATCATGGGGGCGCTGGTGCGGTGGCATCGTGCGCAGGGGTGA